One stretch of Candidatus Saccharibacteria bacterium oral taxon 488 DNA includes these proteins:
- the priA gene encoding primosomal protein N', with translation MYYYLVSPIKIIRADAHSFTYAHPERLPVGALVVIEVGSAQCVGIIMSAVVKPEFTVKEIVQILDDAPVPLPLIQTALWMSSYYHTHLATVWQTILPRGLTKKRRHIPARAASPQASQPPTTALTPDQRAAITAIDDMLPGSALLHGVTGSGKTRVYIELARRLMDEGLSSIILVPEIALTSQLVTEFARYFDNIVLTHSRQTEAERHVTWQHVINSRDPLIVIGPRSALFMPVQQLGLVVIDECHEPSFKQEQSPRYSALRTAAILARQHEAKLVLGSATPTISDYFLAKTAGRPIITMPTPARSDAVKPRVSLIDMTKRANFTQHFFLSDQLLSAITGSLNDGNQALVFHNRRGTAAITLCEQCGWNAGCPRCFVPLTLHADQHQLLCHICGFRASVPTSCPECHHADIIHKGLGTKRIEAELRKLFPTSTIARFDADTTADDAADKRYNELKNGSIDIIIGTQVIAKGLDLPHLRTVGVVQADAGLTLPDFSSSERTFQLLAQVVGRVGRSHHATDVIVQTFQPDHPAIRDGLAQNYTDFYTRTIARRRATDFPPFAYLLKLTCVYKTEAAAIRNAKKLAQTLQAAAPADVRILGPTPAFYERIRDTYRWQLIIKSPRRSDLVSLLDLVPPAHWQAELDPTSLL, from the coding sequence ATGTACTACTATTTGGTATCACCGATCAAGATCATTCGTGCCGATGCGCATTCGTTTACCTATGCACACCCCGAGCGGCTGCCAGTCGGTGCGCTGGTCGTTATAGAAGTTGGCTCAGCTCAGTGCGTCGGCATCATTATGTCGGCAGTCGTCAAGCCCGAGTTTACGGTTAAAGAAATTGTCCAGATTTTAGATGACGCTCCCGTGCCGCTACCGCTCATCCAGACGGCTCTGTGGATGAGCAGCTATTATCATACGCATCTCGCAACCGTCTGGCAAACCATCCTGCCACGCGGTTTAACGAAGAAGCGCCGCCACATACCCGCACGCGCCGCCAGTCCGCAGGCCTCACAACCACCGACAACAGCACTCACGCCCGACCAGAGAGCCGCCATCACCGCCATTGACGACATGCTCCCTGGTAGCGCGCTGCTACATGGCGTGACCGGATCTGGCAAGACGCGTGTCTATATTGAACTCGCCCGGCGGCTGATGGACGAGGGCTTATCATCAATTATTCTCGTGCCAGAAATTGCCCTTACCTCACAGCTCGTTACCGAATTTGCGAGGTATTTCGACAATATCGTCCTCACCCACTCGCGCCAGACCGAAGCCGAGCGGCACGTGACTTGGCAACATGTTATCAATTCACGCGACCCGCTCATCGTCATCGGCCCTCGATCGGCCCTGTTCATGCCCGTCCAGCAGCTGGGCCTCGTCGTCATTGATGAATGTCACGAACCCAGCTTCAAACAGGAGCAGTCGCCCCGCTACTCGGCGCTGCGTACTGCGGCCATTCTCGCTCGCCAGCATGAAGCCAAGCTCGTCCTCGGCAGTGCCACCCCTACGATCAGCGATTATTTTCTGGCAAAAACCGCTGGCCGGCCCATCATAACCATGCCCACACCCGCCCGTTCAGACGCCGTTAAACCGCGCGTCTCGCTGATCGACATGACCAAGCGTGCGAACTTTACTCAGCATTTTTTTCTCTCTGATCAACTACTCTCGGCTATCACTGGCTCGCTGAATGATGGTAATCAAGCCCTCGTTTTTCACAATCGCCGCGGCACCGCCGCTATCACCCTATGCGAACAATGCGGCTGGAACGCCGGCTGTCCGCGCTGTTTTGTGCCACTCACCCTCCACGCCGACCAGCACCAGCTCCTCTGTCATATCTGCGGCTTCAGGGCGTCCGTCCCTACCAGCTGTCCCGAGTGTCATCATGCCGATATCATTCATAAAGGCCTCGGCACCAAGCGCATCGAAGCGGAATTACGCAAGCTCTTTCCCACAAGCACCATCGCCCGCTTTGATGCCGACACGACCGCCGACGATGCGGCCGACAAGCGCTACAACGAGCTCAAAAACGGTTCAATTGACATCATCATCGGCACCCAGGTTATCGCCAAGGGCCTCGACCTACCACACCTACGCACTGTTGGTGTCGTCCAAGCCGACGCCGGGTTGACATTGCCTGACTTTTCCTCAAGCGAGCGCACCTTTCAACTGCTGGCCCAAGTCGTTGGCCGCGTTGGCCGCTCTCATCACGCCACCGACGTCATCGTCCAGACCTTTCAGCCGGATCATCCTGCCATCCGCGACGGACTCGCTCAAAACTACACCGATTTTTACACCCGCACTATCGCGCGGCGACGCGCCACCGACTTTCCGCCATTTGCCTATCTGCTCAAATTAACCTGCGTCTACAAAACCGAAGCCGCCGCTATCCGTAACGCCAAAAAGCTCGCCCAGACACTGCAAGCGGCTGCCCCGGCCGATGTACGCATCCTTGGCCCAACACCGGCATTTTATGAGCGCATCCGCGACACGTACCGCTGGCAGCTCATTATTAAAAGTCCCCGCCGCAGCGACCTTGTCAGCCTCCTTGATCTCGTACCACCCGCTCATTGGCAGGCTGAGCTCGACCCGACCAGCCTCCTCTAG
- a CDS encoding ArsR family transcriptional regulator: MLDIFITSRVRRKIVVVYAKYPDFHTHVRGLAKLIKEDPGNIQRELKRLEKVGFLRSEKQGNSRAYFTNKQFPIFKELQSMVIKSQQHAARPKRGSVDRD; the protein is encoded by the coding sequence ATGCTTGACATTTTTATTACATCACGAGTGAGACGCAAAATCGTAGTTGTGTATGCCAAGTATCCTGATTTTCATACGCATGTCCGTGGTCTGGCGAAGTTGATCAAGGAAGATCCCGGTAACATTCAGCGCGAGCTCAAGCGGCTAGAGAAGGTTGGTTTCCTGAGGAGTGAGAAGCAGGGTAATTCGCGGGCATACTTTACGAACAAGCAGTTCCCGATTTTCAAGGAATTACAGAGTATGGTGATTAAGTCGCAGCAACATGCGGCCCGGCCGAAGCGCGGCTCGGTTGATAGAGATTGA
- the recJ gene encoding single-stranded-DNA-specific exonuclease RecJ, whose amino-acid sequence MTLFERILTARGLATRSAREAFLQPDYAAVKHDPFLLPDMKKAVARLKQAREQGEKIVIYGDYDIDGLSATALLLDAFGKFGFEGVDAFIPNRFVEGYGMTMGAVDKVCDMGADLIVTVDTGSLCHAEIAYAASLGIDTVVTDHHNVAETPPPSVAAVNPKFPGHTYPFRDLCGAGVAFKLVQALQTELDGLPDGYEKWLLDLVALGTVCDIVTLADENRANVYWGLEVLKKQQRPGLKALMAVAGIEPEQVNARHLGFGLGPRMNAAGRLETAQHALDMLVARDGLAALEASEKLEELNTKRRGIQDTIFEEACMQAEELANDRVLVVSSGGWNHGVIGIVASKLVEKYNKPVFIIGERGEEATGSARSFGDFSAADAVRAADDIIIKGGGHGAAAGVTLATEKISDFRRRVNEFYDSLQLTHQERYLLPRADVEIDDFSEIDEELVANLAKMEPFGNGNPDPVVKITTASVLSARRMGADGQHVKLTLRDQNGKALQMLAFNAPEAFFCEPGDEVVAWFQPTINEWQGVRTVEGRLVHMALLD is encoded by the coding sequence ATGACCTTATTTGAGCGGATTTTGACGGCGCGGGGTCTCGCGACGCGGTCAGCACGCGAGGCTTTTTTGCAGCCGGATTATGCAGCGGTGAAACATGATCCATTTTTGCTGCCGGACATGAAAAAGGCGGTAGCGCGTCTGAAACAAGCGCGGGAGCAGGGCGAAAAAATTGTCATTTACGGTGATTATGATATTGACGGACTGAGCGCCACAGCGCTGCTCCTGGATGCGTTTGGTAAGTTTGGTTTTGAGGGCGTTGACGCTTTCATCCCGAACCGGTTTGTTGAGGGTTATGGCATGACCATGGGTGCGGTGGACAAGGTGTGCGATATGGGCGCGGATTTGATCGTGACGGTAGATACCGGTAGCTTGTGCCATGCGGAGATTGCATATGCTGCTAGCTTGGGGATTGATACGGTGGTGACGGATCATCATAATGTGGCCGAGACGCCGCCGCCGAGCGTGGCAGCGGTGAATCCGAAGTTTCCTGGCCATACGTATCCGTTTCGTGATTTGTGTGGGGCGGGCGTGGCGTTTAAGTTGGTGCAGGCGCTGCAGACTGAATTGGACGGGCTGCCTGATGGCTATGAAAAATGGCTGCTCGATTTGGTGGCGCTGGGGACAGTCTGCGACATTGTGACGTTGGCTGATGAAAATCGGGCGAATGTCTATTGGGGCTTAGAAGTGTTGAAAAAACAACAACGTCCAGGATTGAAAGCGTTGATGGCGGTGGCGGGTATTGAGCCAGAGCAGGTTAATGCCAGGCATTTGGGGTTCGGTTTGGGACCGCGAATGAATGCAGCGGGTCGGCTGGAGACGGCGCAGCACGCGTTGGACATGTTGGTGGCGCGTGATGGGCTGGCGGCACTGGAGGCGAGTGAGAAGTTAGAGGAGTTAAATACTAAGCGGCGCGGTATTCAGGATACGATCTTTGAGGAAGCGTGCATGCAGGCTGAGGAGTTGGCGAATGATCGTGTGCTGGTGGTCAGTAGTGGTGGCTGGAATCACGGCGTCATCGGCATTGTGGCGTCGAAATTGGTGGAGAAATATAACAAGCCGGTGTTTATCATCGGTGAGCGTGGCGAGGAGGCAACGGGTTCGGCGCGCAGCTTTGGTGATTTTTCAGCGGCGGATGCCGTACGGGCAGCGGATGATATTATCATCAAAGGCGGCGGGCATGGGGCGGCGGCTGGCGTGACGCTGGCGACCGAAAAAATTAGCGATTTTCGCCGGCGGGTGAATGAGTTTTATGATTCATTACAGCTCACACACCAAGAGCGATATTTGTTGCCGCGAGCTGACGTGGAAATCGATGATTTTTCGGAAATTGATGAGGAGTTAGTGGCAAATCTGGCGAAAATGGAGCCATTTGGTAACGGTAATCCCGATCCTGTGGTAAAAATCACTACAGCGAGCGTGTTGAGCGCGCGACGGATGGGCGCGGATGGGCAGCACGTTAAACTGACTTTGCGCGACCAAAATGGCAAGGCGCTGCAAATGCTGGCGTTCAATGCGCCCGAGGCGTTTTTCTGCGAGCCAGGCGACGAGGTGGTAGCGTGGTTTCAGCCAACTATCAACGAATGGCAGGGGGTGCGGACGGTTGAGGGGCGGCTCGTTCACATGGCTTTGTTGGATTGA
- a CDS encoding GatB/YqeY has product MSALKARIADEMKAALLGRHRFRGDVLRSLKAAILNEEVSLGKRDEGLNDTEVEKVIAREVKKRKESAELYRANGRAELAEPEEKEAAILQEYLPKQLSEDEIRVMVEAAVADLGATMQQMGQVIGAVKAKAGNAADGALIAKITKETLAKQ; this is encoded by the coding sequence ATGTCGGCGCTAAAAGCGCGTATTGCTGATGAGATGAAAGCCGCTCTTCTAGGGCGGCATCGTTTTCGGGGTGACGTCCTACGTAGTTTGAAGGCGGCAATTCTTAATGAGGAGGTATCGCTCGGTAAGCGCGACGAGGGCCTAAACGATACAGAAGTCGAGAAGGTTATTGCCCGCGAAGTTAAAAAACGCAAAGAAAGTGCCGAATTATACCGGGCAAATGGCCGAGCGGAACTAGCTGAGCCAGAGGAGAAGGAGGCAGCTATTTTACAGGAGTATCTGCCCAAACAGCTGAGCGAGGATGAGATTCGGGTAATGGTCGAGGCAGCGGTTGCTGATTTGGGTGCGACGATGCAGCAGATGGGTCAGGTGATCGGTGCGGTGAAGGCTAAGGCTGGCAATGCGGCTGACGGCGCCTTGATTGCGAAAATTACCAAAGAAACGCTAGCAAAACAATAA
- a CDS encoding oxidoreductase yields the protein MILLFGPPGAGKSMQGQMLAARQGWKWLSTGEMLRRSNDPAVIDILRSGELVSDALIYQVFEQAVQDARDKKYPNIIVDGFPRTKEQAAWLDEYMARMSEKIDTVISLEVPEAEIMRRLEKRGRLEDTPEAIARRMTIYRQKMYPVLGIFAEAGVRIVHLDGVGTAGEVHDRIYEEVAYACQL from the coding sequence ATGATCTTATTGTTTGGGCCGCCGGGGGCTGGTAAAAGTATGCAGGGGCAGATGTTGGCAGCGCGCCAGGGTTGGAAATGGCTATCGACCGGCGAGATGTTGCGCCGAAGTAATGATCCGGCGGTGATTGATATTTTACGCTCGGGCGAGCTGGTGAGCGATGCGTTGATTTACCAAGTGTTTGAGCAGGCGGTGCAGGATGCGCGCGATAAAAAATATCCAAATATCATTGTGGATGGCTTTCCGCGGACGAAAGAACAGGCGGCATGGCTGGATGAGTATATGGCACGGATGAGTGAGAAGATTGATACGGTGATTTCACTGGAAGTGCCGGAGGCGGAAATTATGCGGCGGCTAGAAAAGCGTGGCCGGTTGGAGGATACGCCAGAGGCGATTGCCCGGCGAATGACGATTTATCGGCAAAAAATGTATCCGGTGTTGGGGATTTTTGCTGAGGCAGGCGTTAGGATTGTCCATCTGGACGGCGTCGGGACGGCTGGTGAAGTACATGACCGGATTTATGAAGAGGTGGCGTACGCATGCCAACTTTAA
- the map gene encoding type I methionyl aminopeptidase: MPTLITGEKTPQQMKDMRECGRMLATIYDELRQRVTAGMSELDVNEFAAGRIKDFGAEATYLTDEVKFPGVICVSTNEQLVHSFPTDYVFEKGDVVSFDLVIGYRGMKTDSAFTMVIDEEPRGAKKHLLHATEQSLYAGIDAISGEGTRVGDISAAVEAVLKKAKLGIIRELVGHGVGLEMHMSPEIPNYGRRGTGLVLHAGDTIAIEPMASLGSEKIVTEDDGWTISMKDGSLGAHFEHTVLITETGAEILTIL, from the coding sequence ATGCCAACTTTAATTACGGGTGAGAAAACGCCGCAGCAGATGAAGGATATGCGCGAATGCGGGCGGATGTTGGCGACGATTTATGACGAGTTGCGCCAGCGGGTAACGGCTGGTATGAGTGAATTGGATGTCAATGAGTTTGCGGCCGGGCGAATCAAGGATTTTGGTGCGGAAGCAACGTATTTGACGGATGAAGTGAAATTTCCAGGAGTGATCTGCGTATCGACTAATGAGCAATTGGTGCACTCGTTCCCGACAGACTATGTGTTTGAGAAAGGCGACGTGGTGAGTTTTGACCTGGTGATCGGCTACCGCGGTATGAAAACCGATAGCGCGTTTACTATGGTGATTGACGAAGAGCCGCGCGGCGCTAAGAAGCATTTGCTGCACGCAACGGAACAGAGTTTGTATGCGGGAATTGATGCGATTTCTGGCGAGGGAACGCGCGTTGGCGATATCTCGGCAGCCGTGGAAGCGGTGTTGAAGAAAGCCAAATTGGGTATCATTCGCGAGCTGGTTGGCCACGGTGTGGGGCTAGAAATGCACATGAGTCCAGAGATTCCAAATTATGGTCGGCGCGGTACCGGGCTGGTGCTGCACGCAGGCGACACAATTGCCATCGAGCCGATGGCTAGCCTCGGCAGCGAGAAAATTGTGACCGAGGACGACGGCTGGACGATTAGCATGAAAGACGGCAGTTTGGGTGCACATTTTGAACACACCGTATTGATTACTGAGACGGGTGCGGAGATTTTGACGATACTCTAG
- the ftsA gene encoding cell division protein FtsA — MQEQSRYVVGIDVGTKTVRCVVGHIGESGLPNIVGVGVSENSGMRKGAVSNLTGPAAAIDKALEAAERMSGHHINAAALSVNGSHILSTKADGMIAVGMSGGEVTDEDVLRIEEVATTGKVPANREILEIVPHAYRLDGQDNIKDPVGMSGTRLELRANVVSGLTPYVANLRRSAEMANVTASSLTPSVLAAARAVLSESQIENGVAVIDIGGSTTGVAVFEEGDLQHVAVIPMGAQNVTNDVAIGLKTDPEIAEAVKLAHARLGGGKAGRVDTKYDKQVYTFEQSEIDEIVEARYEEIFELVAKELKRAGGIGRLPSGVVLVGGGAKAKDLVEFAKNSLGVAAKLGVPAGYAGVSDEANGPEFAAAIGLMLIDGAGAERAEHAQSKVGSVTKKAGGMISRLLARFK; from the coding sequence ATGCAAGAACAATCTCGATATGTGGTAGGAATTGATGTTGGTACGAAGACCGTGCGCTGCGTGGTTGGACATATCGGGGAGTCGGGACTGCCGAACATCGTTGGTGTTGGTGTGAGTGAGAATAGCGGCATGCGTAAAGGTGCGGTATCGAACTTGACGGGGCCGGCGGCGGCGATTGACAAGGCGCTCGAGGCGGCCGAACGCATGAGCGGCCATCATATCAATGCAGCGGCACTGAGCGTCAATGGGTCACATATCTTGAGCACCAAGGCCGATGGCATGATCGCGGTGGGGATGAGCGGCGGCGAAGTGACAGACGAGGACGTGCTGCGGATCGAGGAAGTGGCGACGACCGGGAAGGTGCCGGCTAATCGAGAGATTTTGGAGATTGTGCCGCATGCCTATCGGCTGGATGGGCAGGACAACATCAAGGATCCGGTGGGGATGAGTGGGACGCGCCTGGAGCTACGAGCCAATGTGGTCTCGGGCTTGACGCCGTATGTGGCGAATTTACGCCGGTCGGCCGAGATGGCGAATGTCACTGCCTCGAGCCTAACACCAAGCGTGTTGGCGGCAGCGCGAGCGGTGCTCAGCGAGTCGCAGATTGAGAACGGCGTGGCGGTTATCGACATTGGCGGCAGTACAACGGGAGTGGCGGTATTTGAAGAGGGCGATTTGCAGCATGTGGCGGTGATCCCTATGGGGGCGCAGAACGTGACAAATGATGTGGCGATTGGGCTCAAGACCGACCCGGAGATCGCTGAGGCGGTTAAATTGGCGCATGCCCGGCTGGGCGGCGGCAAGGCTGGTCGCGTTGATACCAAATACGACAAACAGGTGTATACGTTTGAACAAAGCGAGATTGATGAGATTGTTGAGGCGCGCTATGAGGAGATTTTCGAGCTCGTTGCCAAAGAGTTGAAGCGGGCCGGTGGCATCGGACGGCTGCCGAGCGGTGTGGTGCTGGTTGGTGGTGGCGCCAAGGCTAAGGATCTGGTCGAATTTGCCAAAAATAGCCTCGGCGTGGCGGCTAAACTAGGCGTGCCAGCAGGGTATGCGGGCGTGAGTGACGAGGCGAATGGGCCGGAGTTTGCGGCGGCAATTGGTCTGATGCTTATTGATGGGGCGGGAGCTGAGCGGGCCGAGCACGCGCAGAGCAAGGTAGGTTCGGTGACCAAGAAAGCCGGCGGAATGATTAGTCGATTGCTAGCGAGGTTTAAGTAG
- the ftsZ gene encoding cell division protein FtsZ, with translation MPQITPSEVQTFASIKVVGVGGAGGSAINRMKDAGLAGVQFIAMNTDAQALHNSKADVKIHLGHTTTNGLGAGADPMVGEAAANESREEIRQALEGADMVFVTIGAGGGTGSGAGHIVAEIAREMDILVVGVATRPFSFEGEKRRVNADWAITHLGRQVDTLITIPNDRLLQTIDRRTPLLETFKIADDVLRQGVQGISELITEHGLINLDFADVKAVMSRAGSALMGIGRADGENRAVQAAQQAIESPLIEVSIDGAKGVLFNVTGGYDMSMAEIQEAAEVITSAVSPDANIIFGATLKPELEDEVIITVIATGFDSETYHDHEVSLTGETSHESETEVDDEVVEGIDLELSEQSGATDFTSEQENNIWDQPAEDEADEDDTPAFLRRRKKNKEE, from the coding sequence ATGCCGCAGATTACACCAAGTGAAGTTCAAACGTTTGCCAGTATCAAAGTTGTCGGTGTCGGTGGAGCTGGTGGTTCGGCCATCAATCGGATGAAAGATGCGGGGCTCGCTGGCGTGCAGTTTATCGCTATGAATACTGATGCTCAGGCGCTGCATAATTCCAAGGCGGATGTCAAGATTCACCTTGGGCATACCACGACTAATGGGCTGGGTGCCGGTGCTGATCCGATGGTTGGTGAGGCGGCGGCTAATGAGTCGCGCGAGGAGATTCGCCAGGCACTCGAGGGTGCGGACATGGTGTTTGTGACGATTGGTGCTGGTGGTGGCACTGGATCGGGCGCTGGGCATATCGTGGCGGAAATTGCTCGCGAGATGGACATCTTGGTGGTTGGTGTGGCGACGCGACCATTTAGTTTTGAAGGCGAAAAGCGTCGAGTGAATGCTGATTGGGCAATTACTCACTTGGGCCGACAGGTTGATACTTTGATTACTATTCCGAATGACCGATTGCTGCAGACGATTGATCGGCGGACGCCGCTGCTCGAGACGTTCAAAATCGCTGATGACGTGCTGCGCCAAGGTGTGCAGGGTATTTCTGAGCTGATTACCGAGCATGGTTTGATTAATCTCGACTTTGCTGACGTCAAGGCGGTGATGAGTCGGGCTGGTTCGGCGCTGATGGGGATCGGTCGAGCTGATGGCGAGAATCGGGCGGTGCAGGCCGCTCAGCAAGCGATCGAGAGTCCACTGATCGAGGTGTCGATTGATGGCGCGAAGGGTGTGCTGTTTAACGTGACTGGTGGCTATGACATGAGCATGGCGGAGATTCAGGAGGCGGCTGAGGTAATTACCAGCGCGGTCAGTCCTGATGCCAATATTATCTTTGGAGCGACGCTCAAGCCAGAACTTGAAGACGAGGTGATCATCACGGTTATCGCCACTGGGTTCGATAGTGAGACCTATCATGATCACGAGGTGAGTTTGACGGGTGAAACGTCGCATGAATCAGAGACTGAAGTTGATGATGAGGTGGTTGAAGGGATTGATCTGGAGCTCAGTGAGCAGAGCGGAGCGACGGACTTTACGTCTGAGCAGGAAAATAACATCTGGGATCAGCCAGCTGAGGATGAGGCGGACGAAGATGATACGCCAGCCTTCCTTCGCCGCCGCAAAAAGAACAAGGAGGAATAA
- the nrdR gene encoding transcriptional repressor NrdR yields MSGFNIGDSRVIESREVSDGVAIRRRRETPDGRRFTTYERVEKPNLIVIKKNGSRELFDRVKLAHAVRQSVGKFLKSDEEVESIITAVEDKLYALGASEVPSRQIGEFVLDELAKRNEVAYVRFASVFQKFETLDDFVKILEQRRQKGQE; encoded by the coding sequence ATGAGCGGATTTAACATTGGTGATAGCCGCGTGATTGAGTCGCGAGAGGTTTCTGATGGTGTAGCGATTCGCCGCCGCCGCGAGACACCAGATGGACGGCGTTTTACTACGTATGAACGAGTAGAAAAGCCAAACCTCATTGTGATTAAAAAAAACGGCAGTCGTGAATTATTTGATAGGGTCAAGCTAGCGCATGCGGTGCGCCAGTCGGTCGGCAAATTCCTTAAATCTGACGAGGAAGTCGAGTCGATTATCACGGCGGTTGAAGATAAATTATATGCGCTGGGTGCCTCAGAAGTGCCGTCGCGGCAGATCGGCGAGTTCGTGCTGGATGAATTAGCCAAGCGTAACGAAGTGGCGTACGTACGTTTTGCCAGCGTATTTCAGAAGTTTGAAACGCTGGATGATTTCGTCAAGATACTAGAACAACGTCGCCAGAAAGGACAAGAATAA
- a CDS encoding vitamin K epoxide reductase family protein, protein MFDMLRKWLSNKDSKRRQFAALALLLGSGLGLLASFVLSIEALTLAKNSYAALNCDLNSVISCSAVANHWSATLLGFPNSFIGMITLPVMVTIAVALLAGAKFPKWFMWGAQLGAVAGLLFAGWMFYMSYVEIGALCPWCLTLDAGMLLVCYGLTRYNVVTGAVGGRRMRKFVDRGFDTFLLALVAVVIVVVILATFGRELFA, encoded by the coding sequence ATGTTTGATATGCTGCGCAAGTGGCTCTCAAACAAAGATTCAAAACGCCGGCAGTTCGCAGCATTAGCGCTGCTGCTCGGCAGCGGTTTGGGCTTGTTGGCCTCGTTTGTGCTGTCGATCGAGGCACTGACGCTTGCTAAAAATTCGTATGCTGCATTGAACTGCGACTTGAATTCGGTGATAAGCTGTTCGGCGGTGGCAAACCATTGGTCGGCGACACTCCTCGGCTTTCCTAATAGTTTTATCGGCATGATAACGCTACCAGTGATGGTGACAATTGCGGTGGCGTTGCTAGCGGGTGCGAAGTTTCCGAAATGGTTTATGTGGGGTGCGCAGCTGGGTGCGGTGGCGGGCCTGCTGTTTGCTGGTTGGATGTTTTATATGAGTTATGTCGAGATCGGTGCGTTGTGTCCGTGGTGTTTGACGCTGGACGCGGGTATGCTGCTGGTCTGTTACGGACTGACGAGATATAATGTGGTGACTGGCGCGGTTGGCGGTAGGCGTATGAGGAAATTTGTCGATCGAGGATTTGATACATTCCTCTTGGCGCTGGTAGCTGTTGTGATAGTTGTTGTTATCCTAGCAACATTTGGGCGTGAGCTATTTGCATAA